From the Syntrophobacterales bacterium genome, one window contains:
- a CDS encoding glycosyltransferase family 4 protein: MKKRILFITHRNPQGYRIQQYFPFLEKRGFEVELCTTESTFLQLLERVRAADVVYIQRLLLSSLKLPVMRKLAKRIVFDYDDAIMYGAKGESPTRRRKFKRMIAAADAVLAGNIFLLEEAKRHRHDALHYVPTVVDTGEYPVKVHERSVNPVMGWIGSSSTLRYIRDIKGLIASFLKAGQYSFEVVADAPPDFELTGMIFRKWEKEKEKAILLNFDIGIMPLTDDTWSRGKCGLKLIQYMALGLPSITNPVGAANEIITDGVDGFLRTKLEEWETVAKELAADPDLRRKVGKAARETVEERYSLRVWGPRVAEIIDSL, encoded by the coding sequence TTGAAAAAAAGGATACTCTTTATTACCCACCGTAATCCCCAGGGATACAGAATTCAGCAGTATTTCCCCTTTCTCGAAAAGAGAGGGTTCGAGGTGGAGCTTTGTACTACAGAGTCAACTTTTTTGCAACTCCTTGAGCGGGTCCGCGCGGCCGATGTGGTCTACATTCAGCGCCTCCTCCTGAGTTCCTTAAAACTCCCAGTAATGAGAAAACTCGCGAAGAGGATCGTCTTTGATTACGATGACGCCATCATGTACGGGGCAAAAGGAGAAAGCCCGACGAGGCGAAGAAAATTCAAGCGAATGATCGCTGCAGCAGATGCGGTCCTCGCGGGAAACATATTCCTACTTGAAGAGGCTAAACGCCACCGCCATGATGCCCTCCACTATGTGCCCACCGTGGTCGATACGGGCGAATACCCGGTAAAGGTCCACGAGAGGTCGGTAAACCCTGTCATGGGCTGGATCGGAAGCAGTTCCACCTTAAGGTATATCCGTGATATAAAAGGGCTCATCGCATCGTTTCTCAAAGCGGGGCAATACTCCTTTGAGGTGGTGGCTGATGCTCCCCCTGACTTCGAACTGACCGGCATGATATTCAGGAAATGGGAAAAGGAGAAGGAAAAAGCCATACTCCTCAATTTCGACATAGGGATTATGCCCCTTACGGACGATACCTGGTCCCGCGGTAAGTGCGGTCTCAAACTTATACAGTACATGGCGTTAGGACTCCCGTCTATAACCAACCCGGTAGGCGCTGCCAACGAGATCATAACGGACGGTGTCGACGGCTTCCTCCGGACGAAGCTGGAAGAGTGGGAGACAGTCGCGAAAGAGCTTGCCGCAGATCCGGACTTGAGGAGGAAAGTAGGAAAGGCCGCCCGCGAGACCGTGGAAGAACGATATTCCTTAAGGGTTTGGGGTCCCAGGGTCGCGGAGATTATAGACTCCTTATGA